In a single window of the Pseudomonas sp. B21-015 genome:
- a CDS encoding DUF935 domain-containing protein: MNKRGLWVSPTEFVSFADAKRSSTLDQHIATRGRSSASGSSGVNLPNPDPILKAQGKDITVYRDLRSSALVGGNVRRRKASVLSLERGIKRGDASTKVERFIRDWLADLDLDRIIRELLDAPLFGYQPVELMWKPVGMNLTPEDLLGKPAEWFFYDKDNELRFRSKDAGQDGELCDPQRFIVARQDATYANPYGFPDLSMCFWPATFMKGGLKFWVQFTEKYGSPWVIGKHPRGATDGETDLLLDSLEAMVQDAVAAIPDDSSVQIIEAAGKAGSAEVYRELLEYCRSEINVAMLGQNQTTEKDSNRASATAGAEVTKDIRDGDAGIVAASLNACIRLVVDLNFGTDVVAPLYELWEQEEIDKTLAQRDKALTESGVKFTDAYWKRTYNLQDGDLASAAAPVDSPEFAEPTVRPLLDQIALDQAIDSLPAEALQQQAEQAMAPFIEALQRARDDSEALGLLAEAFPQMDGEALQQQLANLLFIADTWGRLSASADRED; this comes from the coding sequence CAGACCCAATCCTCAAGGCTCAGGGCAAAGACATTACGGTCTACCGCGACCTGCGCAGTTCGGCATTGGTCGGCGGCAACGTTCGGCGCCGCAAGGCCTCGGTGCTGTCGCTGGAGCGCGGCATCAAGCGCGGCGACGCGTCCACCAAAGTCGAGCGCTTTATCCGTGATTGGCTGGCCGACCTCGATCTTGATCGCATCATTCGCGAGCTGCTCGATGCGCCGCTGTTTGGGTATCAACCCGTAGAGCTGATGTGGAAGCCGGTGGGCATGAATCTGACGCCGGAAGATCTGCTCGGCAAGCCGGCCGAATGGTTCTTTTACGACAAGGACAACGAACTGCGTTTTCGCTCCAAGGACGCGGGCCAAGACGGCGAGCTGTGCGACCCGCAGCGCTTTATCGTTGCCCGGCAGGACGCGACCTACGCCAACCCTTATGGCTTCCCGGACCTCAGCATGTGCTTCTGGCCGGCGACCTTCATGAAGGGCGGCCTGAAGTTTTGGGTTCAGTTCACCGAGAAGTACGGTAGCCCGTGGGTCATCGGCAAACACCCACGCGGCGCTACGGATGGCGAAACTGATTTGCTGCTCGATAGCCTTGAGGCCATGGTGCAAGACGCTGTGGCGGCCATCCCGGACGATTCCAGCGTGCAAATCATCGAAGCCGCCGGCAAAGCCGGCAGCGCCGAGGTGTACCGCGAGCTGTTGGAGTATTGCCGCAGCGAAATCAACGTCGCCATGCTCGGGCAAAACCAGACCACCGAAAAGGACAGCAATCGCGCCAGCGCGACAGCCGGCGCCGAAGTCACTAAGGACATTCGCGACGGCGATGCCGGCATTGTTGCCGCCTCATTAAATGCGTGCATTCGCCTGGTCGTCGATCTCAACTTCGGCACCGACGTCGTGGCGCCTCTGTACGAGTTGTGGGAACAGGAGGAAATCGACAAGACCCTGGCCCAGCGCGACAAGGCCCTGACCGAGTCCGGCGTGAAGTTCACTGACGCGTACTGGAAGCGCACCTACAACCTGCAGGACGGCGATCTCGCATCGGCGGCGGCCCCCGTCGATTCGCCAGAGTTCGCCGAGCCGACCGTGCGGCCACTGCTGGATCAGATCGCCCTCGACCAAGCCATCGACAGCTTGCCCGCCGAAGCGCTGCAACAACAGGCCGAGCAGGCCATGGCCCCGTTCATCGAAGCACTTCAACGCGCCCGCGATGACTCAGAGGCCCTCGGCCTGTTGGCCGAGGCGTTTCCGCAGATGGACGGCGAGGCGCTTCAGCAACAGCTCGCCAACCTGTTGTTCATCGCCGACACCTGGGGCCGGCTGAGCGCCAGCGCCGACCGGGAGGATTGA